The following is a genomic window from Neodiprion pinetum isolate iyNeoPine1 chromosome 3, iyNeoPine1.2, whole genome shotgun sequence.
TCGCGTTTCGTTCACTTGTAACCtactaattatttttaacaaattagTATAACATGTTGCATCAAAAAATGAttcgtaattaaaaattaaatcaacatGCAATGAATAGAATATGCAATTAAAAATAGTTCATTCTCTATCTTGATTATagtttattatacaaatacaCTGTTACAGTTAAATGTACAAATGTTTGCACCAAAACTGATCACTCGATAAGGGTGAGACTGCATTCAGACTCCTATTGCATCTATTAGATAATCATTTGAATTCCGATTGCGGAAGGAGTCACTGCAATAAAAACCAAAGTAATATTATCCGTTCTGTTTCCGCCCGAAATTCAAGTGATATTAAATTGTTTCGGTTGAATAGTATTGTGGTACCTATGCAGCATATTATCGAAACTTATCGGGCATTAATCACGCAGTCAAATCTATCATATCTGATGACACATCGTGAGTACTTGgtgaatttaataatatagCACGTACGGTATGGCATAAATATTTTGTCATAATGTTCAAATCAAAAACTCATTGATATATCGAACATTCAtatttgtaacaatttttctttttcccaaTCGATAATTTAATAGTCCTCAGTAAAAACTCCGTTAGACGCGAATAGAGAagtatagaaaatattttctatatgGTTTTTGGCATCATTTTTTTGGGTATCTATCTACGTCTAACGGAATGTTTAGCAGGGGTAATCGAACAACGAATATCTACGGCTATTGTACACAGATAATAATGTGCACGCAAAACACATACTATATAAGAATATCGCTTAATTTGCACCGGCCAATAGGTGTAATGGATGAAAATCGTGCATGGTATGGGGAGTAATGCGGAATCCAAGTCCTCGCAGTATCGATTAAACAAACGACCTGGAAACGAAGAACGCAAGATAAAAGTGATGGACGCGTGTTTTACTGCTTTTGACAAAGATGAGGACGGATTTCTGTCCCTTTCTGAATTCGAGCTTATTTGCCGGGCGCTCTTTCGTAACGATCGAGGGAAGATCTATGGTCTGGAGGAAAATCAATTGAATGAGATCTACGCCGTGTTCGACACGAATGGGGACGGGCTCATCGATAGAGAGGAGTTTGAGGTATGCAATATGTATGTGTTTGTGTGCGCGCGTGCACGATCGCAAGTGATCACGAGCGGAGGACAATTATTTGTTCCCTCTCCGGCCAATTATTCCTTAAACGAGAGGAATTCGAAGAGCACTTATACAGAAAACAACCCCGAACTGCAAtactaattttatttcttactgCGCGCTTTCCATGCCATTTGGCTCATGCTATACTTATATTCATTCGTGACCAATTTGTTAAAAGTTAACATTTGTCTTACGTCCCTGGCAATAGTGTATACGTTAAAATACGTTAACTTTTTCCACAAACAACTCATAACAGCTCAATGGTAAAACGATGTTTTATATTACAcctaagaaagaaagaagaaaccCGATTTCGATGGCAATCATTTCATATTGAATGTACCGAGCGTTCGAAATACCGTAAAAAGACGTGCACTTGAATTTGGAATGAATTCATTAATTCActgcaatttaaaaaaaattggtaactAAATTGGTTTGAacgtattataaaaaatagtaTACTTGAATCAATATTCAAGTCTAGTCGTATCAGCATtggtaataaattgaaatgaaacagTCCTGGGCATTTCCAATTAAATATAGAGAAAACATAATCAATTATTGTTCCAGGTTTGTTGGAATCGCTGGATCAAAGTGTGCACAAGACCTCGAAGCGCATTTTTAATTGTTGATGTTCAGAATGATTTCATATCTGGGTCTCTTAACATCACGAAATGTGCGGCTCAGCAGGACGGTTCCGAAGTGATCGAACCGATCAATCACCTTTTGAAAACGGTACCTTTCGACGCAGTATTTTATTCTCTTGATTGGCATCCCGTGGATCACGTATCTTTCGTCGACAATCTTCATCTACGGTGAGATTTATACTAGCCTTGTTGCAAAGCACATCTTGATcgggatttttctttttttttttatatatttcctAGAGATGTGGACGCATCCAGCAGCGTGTCAAAGGAGGATGCAAAGGTTTATGACACGGTCACGCTAGCTGGTCCACCTCCCCAGAAGCAGAGACTGTGGCCCCGTCATTGCGTCCAAGATTCCTGGGGCGCGGAGCTCCACAAGGACCTAGTGGTCGTGAGTAACGCCGTTAAAATATACAAAGGTACAAATCCTGAAGTGGACTCGTACTCCGTGTTTTGGGACAACAGAAAGCTGACGGAGACGACACTCTTCTCTCAACTGCAAAACAAAGGCGCTACCGACATTTACATATGCGGATTAGCGTACGATGTGTGCGTTGGAGCAACAGCCGTTGATGCTCTGGCAAGCGGTTTCCGTACTATTTTGATTGACGATTGTAGCCGTGGTgtggatcttgttgatattgaaaaaacaaagtcaACGGTGATCGGTAACAACGGTGTGATTGTCAATTCAAGTCAAGTCAGAGCTATGGTCGAGGGAAGAGACCGCAGACCTGAGCTAGGGTACAAACTAGCTCTTGAAATTAAGCACAGTATACGCTCAGTCAGAAAGAGTAGTCAATGATGTAATGGATAGTCGCTATAACATGATTGAGTagttatattaattattatgtgCAGTGTATAATTTagcatacgtgtataataatccAAATAAATTCAGTATTTAATCTACGTTAAAGTGAATCAATCAAATATATTGTTTCACGCAAGTTAATCGTGCGGCCAATGATGTAGTGTTGCATCTATACTCCTGTGGAGCGCAACCCCGCCAACTGCAATGCGTTGCTGATAACCTACTCGTGCATCTGCGCAGGAGTATTCAAGATGTGAAACGATACAAGTCGTGTAAAATTACTGATGCAACACTCATTCCACGCCTAACcgtaaatcaaaaatttatcgtttgAGAATCACCtccgtttaaaaaaattagccaaCCGGTGACCGGTAGCATCTAATGGCTCAGAGCAGAGCTGACGGGTCGTCATTTGATCGATATGCGCTTGGCGGCTGTCCTGAACCTGTAATTTGCAAACTTTAAATTTCCtttaaaagacaaaaaaaaacgtttcaaatCGCAGATTTTATCGAGGAACacaatcgaaaatttgaaacctgTGCCTAGTAAACCAACACGAATTGAGCATGTCAAAAACGGaattaaaacaaattaaatGGAATTCAGAAGAATTGGCACATAGGTCTGTTGattctattcaatttattttaattcgcGGCAATTTCGTTTTTGAGTGAtacaattcatttcaattcgttttggTTTACTGGGTGGGACGATAGCTGGGCACTGTGTAGGAATATAAGGTGGTCCAACTGTTCGTCATGCAATGTTCTGTgattattttaccaaaatccCCTGACTTCCCGTCAGGCGTTTACCGTGACGAAAAGCTAAAATGTAAACAATAATGGCGTCGCTTTGCTCATGCCAGTTTGAtcactttatttttcctcacgcACCCGTTTATTTGTCAGGTGCAATTCTCGATGCCCCGTTGTtacgatataataaaatggGAAAGTATTGCTGCGTACCCGACTATCAGCACGGGTATTAGCATTCGATAACATCAGTATCGTTGTTTGGTACTCCGAAAGaccatcatttttttttttagaaagtGTACTTGACAGATTGTATATGACGTCACTTTTGCGTGGATACAAATACAAACTGTTCGGAAAAGTACTTTATATTCTCGCAGTTAGTGGCTTTTCGGCGCATGAGACACCTGGACTCGACTGGTGAACTTTAGCAAAACAATGACAGCATCTAGCGCGAGTCGGACCACCTCTTATTCTCATACCGTGGCATATCGTGGTCACATTATTTGAATCAGCGCCAATCTAGATTCAAGTCTGGATTTCTATTCCAGGGCTTGGATGACGATGATCATAAGATGGTCATATAAAAGTTTACAATTTCTACTGGACTAATAGAAATAATGGCTGCATTAATGAAGAAACGAGTACTGGCGGAATTCAGCCAAAGTCAGGTGGGATCCATAGTACTTCACCTCTTTCAAACTACCTATAACCCTATTTGTACTTTGGAGGTTGGGATTACGCGTACATGCTAATCAAGTGAACATTGAGAACTAAATTAGAAAATACATTCCTGATTATTACGTTTTCTAATTTCTAATCATAACATACATGTTCaaactcattttatttttgtaggTGTTGACTGAACCaccagtgaaaaaaattcgcacactTCGCTGCTCTGCGTCGGTGAGCAATAAGAACAGCTGTGCAAGTGGGGATAGTAGTTCTGCGTTAGCTTACATAGAATTACTTGATAAATGCAAAGCTGGAAATGATGCATTACAGCTGCTTTTGCGAATATCTGATTCTCTCGCACAAGTGCAATCGGAAGATGTTTCATTAGCAGCAAAGCGACTTGTCGAAAGGTTTGCCAATGAACCAGAAGCAGCTGTCCGGGCAAAGATTCTTTGGGTGTTAGCAGAGTTAGGAGGAGTCGCAGAAGATCCAGCAGACAAAGCTGACATCGTGGAAGAAACAGCAAATTTATTAAAGAATGAAGAATCTCACAGAGTCAAAAGTCAAGGCTTGGCTACTTTGTTAAAATTGGGGAATTTTCACAGGTACTTAATCATAAATGAAACTGCGATTGCGATCAATACTTAAAAATGGGATTTCCTAtctaaattaaatttatcaaatgctTTAACATTCTAACGTCTTTATTATTGTCTAGGAGTGTGGCACTACAAGCAGCTCGCGATCACTTACCAGACACGTGGCATGGCGTACAGACACGGTGCCTATCTATAATTGGACGATTTCTGACTGCTAATACTTCAGATGAGATGTTGAAATTTGTCGGAAACTATGCTCATTCGCAAGATCCCCGAGTCAGAGCCCAAGCGTTCGAGACTATGGCAGAATTACATTCGCGAAGGGGATGTCGCTTACCAGCTAGTCTATTTTCAGGAACATGCGATGCCCTTCGTGACGATTATGAGATTGTACGCCGAGCTGTATTAAAACTAATATGGCTGTTAGGTGTGGAGTATCCTGATAAGTAAGAAATACTGACATTACTTCTTAACTAATCGTCCGACATGCAACCACATGATTATACAAAATTACGAATGAAGcatttatcaatttcttttctaattGAAAACTGTTCCTGTCATTAATAGCATTATAGTAGGAGATGGCGAAGAGTTGAGGATGATAGATTGTGCATTCTCGAAAATCTGTGGTCTGATGGGTGACCTGTCACCTCGAGTGAGAGCTGCGGCAATGTCTTTATTGGGAATGATGAAAGGTGTTTCACGCAGATTTGTGGAGCAAGCATTGGATAAGAAGCAAAAGAGAGGCGGGGATGAAGGGCCAGAAGTTGAAGAAAGGAGTGGTTCTTGTGGAGCATTTATTCATGGACTGGAAGATGAATTCTTGGAAGTAAGTATAAGGTTCCATGTATTAGGTAAATATTCTCTActtttggaaataattttttataggtACGTACAGCTGCTGTTGAAGCCTTGTGCTCTTTGTCTCTCGAGCAACCTAATATCGCGCGCACTTCCCTTGACTTTATGGTGGACATGTTCAATGACGAAATTCAGGATGTGCGATTGAGAGCAATCGAATCATTGCGTAAAATGTCTGCCAGCGTCACTCTTAGGGAAGATCAATTAGAAACTATACTTGGAGCTTTGGAAGATTTCTCTGGGGAAGTAAGAGAAGGGCTTCATGCCACTTTGGCTACAAGTCGATTGGCCACTCGCAACTGTCTTCATATGTGTGTAAATAGATTATTGGATAATCTGGCCCGGTATCCACAAGACAAAGAAAGTATTCGAGCCTGTTTAGCATCTCTAGGAGCTTCTCATCCATATCTTACTCTCCCCCTTGTGCCTCAGCTCCTTGGTCGGCATCCATTCTTTGATACGCCTGAACCTGATGTTGACGAACCTTCTTGTATCCTTTGTTGTActaattttgtgaaaaatttcttccaggataaaatttaaaaatcgattGTTAATAAGTTTTAGTTAGGACTTCTAGAAACACCttattatctgaaaaatttcaatgattcTTCTCAATAAATGAGAAGTGATGTATGCTTTATGATAGAATATCCTTATGTGGTACAAACAGATGCCAGTGTGTTGGTGCTGATATTCAATGCAGCGTTACACTGTCCAAGTATGCCAGCACTTTTTACAGAGCATGCTGCAAAACATTACCATTACCTCAGAGATACTATGCCTCATCTCGTACCTAGGCTAAGACCTACTCCTACACCATTTCCCAGCCTTGGAAAAGATAGCATTGAGGATGATGAAACCAGAGATCGAAGAGGCCGGGAGTTTTTGGAAAGAATGGTCGTTGGAGCGGAAAGAGCAAGGCCATATGGTAGAGTTCACACACAGTTGTTGGAAGTAGCAGGTGTTGAATTAGATCGATTGGCAGAAATGGATTCTGGAATGGAAGGAGCAGCTCGATTCACTGCTCTTTACATACGGTGCCTTCTTCTACTTAGGTCGATTGTTCAAGAGCTTTCATCTCCTCCATCAAGTTCTTCATCAACTATTTCTGGATCAAGCTCAACCAACAATGTTGCTGTGTTACTACAGCATGCCCAAAAGTAAATATTACATTGATATTAGTTGATAAATAATATAGTCATAATAAATTTTGGGATcttacaattatttcattaGTTTTCACAAATAGAAATGAGCTTTACTGAACAAtgtctaaatattttcaggctGCAAAGATTGTTCACAGGCTTGGGCGTAGAAGAAATTTCTTTGGCAAATGATATCCATTTGAAAGCACTGGCAGTAGAGTTGATACGTGTAACACGTGGTGCAACCGGAAGTGCGTTACCACTGGCTCGTCACTTCCTTTCAGAGGCCGATGCTCTTCCACCTGATTCTAGAAAATTACCGCCTTTCTCTAGGGCTTTGGTTCTTCAATTACCTTCTCTCGGAGAGGCGAAACCTGGAAGTTTAACTCGCCTCCTGATACCCTTGCTGCTAACACCTCCTGCACAAGGAGAGGAAAGGCTGCCAAGACCATCTACAATGACTCGTGTCTGTCGTGCTATCATCGAAGAGCCGAGAGGAGACGCAGATGCTGCCTTGAAATTTACGGGTGGTTTGCTATTAGGCATTCCTTTGACAGCAAAGATTCTAAATCTTCGAGATCCGGGAATGTTACGTATCAAACTACGCCATCCTGATCAGCAGATACAATTACTACTACCACGACAATCTGATTTACGTTCTCAAACCACTAATCAAAGTGAATACAGACTTAGGACAACTGTACTACTTTCGCATCAAGTGTGGATGGAAGCTTGTAACGTGGAAGTTTCATTATCGCTTCTTGTTCCATCCTCACCTATTTGCACGCATCCTCCACTTGACGATCCATGTGTTATTGACTTGTGCAAGCCTGTCAAAGTTTCTGTTTCTCCCAAGCCAATCAAAAGAGGTATCTAAATGAATATGATATTTTGGACAATCAATAAACATATATGCTTTGCGCATAAAagcataattattatttaaagaccataacaataatttcataACATCTGACActaaaattaatacaaaatcTTATATCTAtagtgattaaaaatatagtCTTAACTTTCAACAATGTCGtacaaatattttactacAAGACTTTCATACATGTTATAAAAAGAGACTTATCGGATCGACTTGTATATTGGGATAATCTTGATGAATCTTGATGTGGTCACAGTCGATTTCATTATCTCCAACTCTGGAACGAGCTTCCTCTGGAAAAGTAACCAATTGATTTCAAAACAAGtgaatttatcaaatcatGTAACGATATTCAGATCATAGTATTCTGGGattattgtttaattttgatcCAAGCTAACTATATTCTAAGGTATTTACCCTCAATTATGCCTCAATGCTATCAAATAAGTTTTAAGATATCAGCATTTTACATATTCGAAGTTGAATTGAGCGCGATATTCTTCTTGATACAAATCAGCACACTTgagtgaataaaatatgttaATTTTTCGTATTGATATCTTTCTCAGAAACGCATAAAACATTTTAAGGATAATTTGCTTACCCTGAAAAGGGTGGTGGGGCTGCTGGTTCTTGTTGCTTCTGAGCTAAATTGCCAAAAGTTAATCCTCCTTCCTGAGTGGCAAGATTTTCAAAGGTACTACTTCCACTGCTTTCACCAAATACTTTCTGCATTGAACTGCTGCCGATACTACCGGAGTTAGCTCCTAATGGCGATGGCGTGCCAAACCCACCGAAAGCAGCTGAAACTCAGATATTTTTACTTGAATGGAATTGTTCActgacaaaatatttttgacaaatattCATCAACTAATTAGCAAATGCTTACTTGTAGGTTGTGTAGCACCTGAAAATGCAGTATTTGCAAATCCGCCGCCAAATATAGGTTTTGATGCTCCAAAAGTGGATCCAAATGCTGGCTTGGCACCAAAAGTTGCTGTTTGGCTAAATGCTGGTGCAGTAGCCGTCAGTGTAGGTGAAGTTGAGCCGATGTTAGTAGTAGGAGTAGGAATTACAGGTGCCCCTCCGAATATTGATTGATTTGACGGTGTAACAGTACCAAAGACTGATGAGGTAGAAGGAGTTGGAGCTGTACCACCAAAAATTGATGCAGTTTGGGGATTAGAAATAGCTCCACCAAACATTGATGGGCTCGTGGAAATTGTGGGACCACTTCCGAAAGCTGGTAGTGGTGTAGAATTAGCTGGAATACCACCAAACGTAAATGATTCAGCATCGGGAGGTCTGCCGAAAACGGagggtgtcgaagaattaACAGAGTCACCAGCAAATATTGGTGGTTTAATGGGACTGTTATTAGCTTTGCCGAAAATTGATGCCGGTGGACTGGTAGTTCCTCCCAAAGTAGGTGCACTTGAAAATTCAGTAGAATTACCTCCAAATATTGATGGAGTGTCGGAGGTGGTAGAAACATTACCAAAAACTGAAGCTGATGGTAAATTAGCGGAATTTTCAAATCCTGATGTAGCTGTGGATACAGCTGGTGTTTCACCAGAAACAGACTTCAGCGGGTTTGCAGCAGATCCACCAAAAATAGGTGCAGTTAGGCCAGTGGGGCTATTACCAAAAACTGGTAGCTTTAGCGCACCAGGTGTTGCACTTTCGCTGAACGAAGATATTATGTTACTACCCGCTGAGACCCCGCCAAACAGCGAAGACCCAGGAGGATTCCCAAAAATTGGATTTGCTGGCTTATCCTTCAAGATAGTTGAAGTTCCACCAAATATTGATCCAGGTGATGACGTCCCAACAGATCCAAAAAAGCCACCAGCCGCCACTGTTGTTGTTGATGTTACGTTTTTAATCGAAGTATTAGAAGTCTGTAAGTCCAACCCCATGACTGATAGATCCAACGACTGAGCTGTGCTTGATGTTGGGCTGGCTACTGATTTTGAGGCGAATGAAAAAGGCGTATTACTTGCAGGTTTAGTTGCAAATGAAAAACTCGCGATTTGTGACGTTGTTACGTTTACCGAAGTTGTAGTCGTTAATGCTCTTTGTGTGGTGACTGAACTATTTGATGTTTTCAGTGTAATGGGATAAGTCGACGCTTGGCTCGCTGGTGTTTGAACTGTTGACATAAAACTAACACTGGATTGTGGGATGGTTTGTATAGAAGTGGAAACTACTATTGGTGTAGTTGTTGAGGTAGATATTGTTGTAGATGTTGGCTGTGCCTCAGTTTTAGCAATAACAGAATTAAATGGAAGAgtgtcaatttttgaaaaaggtttATTAATAGCTGTGATTGTAGTTGGCATCAGTGCAGGAGGCAACAATGGCAATACCGATGATCTAGAAGCAGAAGATGTGAATGGAGATACTTCTGATATTGTCACAGATTTCATTCCACTGGGGATGCCAGTTATGGGTTTTTGAGGTGTATGAGGTGTAGGAGGTGTGCCAAATAGTGCAGCAGAAGTTGGCTTGCTTTGTACAGACTGTGCTGTTGATGGGGTTTGCGATGCTACTAATGTAGCAGCTATTCGTGCTTTGCCATCCACTTGTGGTACTTTGATCGACGGAAGAGAAATGGATGCTGTGGACTTATTCTGTGTGCTACTAGGTTTGACTCCAACTTGAGATGTTTTGATTGGTAGAGTGGAAGCAGGTGTTCCGATCAAGGCTGGTGCTTTATTCTGCAAATTAAGGTTTGGCTGAATGCCAACAGATCCAATGTTGGCGACAATTTGATCCAAAGATGCTAAGGGACTTTTTGCAGCTGGGATAGGTGGAGGTGCAGGTAGTGCATCTTCCCGCATCAGTTTTTCTATTAAGACATTCTTACGTCTCTGTACTTCTTTGGGTGGACTTTGCATTGCCAGAGAAGATATTGTTGCCTCCAAGCGATCCTGAATTTCTGAAGGGGTTGCTGCTTTAATTATCTTTATCGTGGTTTGGTTCAACAAATTCCTCAAAGTGCGTTGTTTCTCACAGGTAAAGCTGCAATTTCTCTGTGCAATTGCTTTACATTTGTACTCTATAGCACCACTAGGAGCTTTGTTATTGACGGATGAAGATAGAGACATATCGGCCAAGGATTTATTTAATGAAGAAGTAATATCTCTACGTGTAAGAGTTTTCCACTTCTTAACCTGAGCttgaatcaaattttccaCTTTGGCAATAGATTGTGAATGCTGAAGCATGATTTGATGAACAAAATCAAGCCTCGGtactttcattttatttttttctttatttacatgcTCGAACCATTCGTAATCTAGGGCTCTTGCAGCTTGCTCCAATTGAGACTGAATATAATAGACAAGATTTTGCAATTCTTTcagcttattattatttcctcGATTTTGGGGATTACTTGAAGCTTTAGAAGAGCATTTAGATTTCGTTTCTTCCAGCCAGGCAAAAGTCTGCAATAACAAAGCTTTTAAGTAATTGATGTCACTTGTCAAACTAGTAGTTGTTTCCTGTAAATCTGTTAGGAAGCGTTgcatattttcagatttttcaataagtTGCGTACGTTCGCCTGGCGAGCCGATATCTACGGACTGTGTTTCCCTACGACTACTCAgttctttttcaaaatcattgcATACCTCCTCGTATGTCAAAACACATACGTTACTGTCTATGCTGACTTTTTCCGTCTCTTTTAGTTCCTTTCTGGGTACTAGTGATGTGTCTACTTTCGATGATActtcaattttctcaataGGGGGTTTTGTTACAAACAATTCAGTTTGCGGTTGTGGAATAGAAACTTCTGAGGTCTTCGGAGATACGTTTGTGGTTACAGC
Proteins encoded in this region:
- the LOC124215203 gene encoding nicotinamidase isoform X2, whose product is MQYVCWNRWIKVCTRPRSAFLIVDVQNDFISGSLNITKCAAQQDGSEVIEPINHLLKTVPFDAVFYSLDWHPVDHVSFVDNLHLRDVDASSSVSKEDAKVYDTVTLAGPPPQKQRLWPRHCVQDSWGAELHKDLVVVSNAVKIYKGTNPEVDSYSVFWDNRKLTETTLFSQLQNKGATDIYICGLAYDVCVGATAVDALASGFRTILIDDCSRGVDLVDIEKTKSTVIGNNGVIVNSSQVRAMVEGRDRRPELGYKLALEIKHSIRSVRKSSQ
- the LOC124215203 gene encoding uncharacterized protein isoform X1, with amino-acid sequence MKIVHGMGSNAESKSSQYRLNKRPGNEERKIKVMDACFTAFDKDEDGFLSLSEFELICRALFRNDRGKIYGLEENQLNEIYAVFDTNGDGLIDREEFEVCWNRWIKVCTRPRSAFLIVDVQNDFISGSLNITKCAAQQDGSEVIEPINHLLKTVPFDAVFYSLDWHPVDHVSFVDNLHLRDVDASSSVSKEDAKVYDTVTLAGPPPQKQRLWPRHCVQDSWGAELHKDLVVVSNAVKIYKGTNPEVDSYSVFWDNRKLTETTLFSQLQNKGATDIYICGLAYDVCVGATAVDALASGFRTILIDDCSRGVDLVDIEKTKSTVIGNNGVIVNSSQVRAMVEGRDRRPELGYKLALEIKHSIRSVRKSSQ
- the IntS4 gene encoding integrator complex subunit 4 — its product is MAALMKKRVLAEFSQSQVLTEPPVKKIRTLRCSASVSNKNSCASGDSSSALAYIELLDKCKAGNDALQLLLRISDSLAQVQSEDVSLAAKRLVERFANEPEAAVRAKILWVLAELGGVAEDPADKADIVEETANLLKNEESHRVKSQGLATLLKLGNFHRSVALQAARDHLPDTWHGVQTRCLSIIGRFLTANTSDEMLKFVGNYAHSQDPRVRAQAFETMAELHSRRGCRLPASLFSGTCDALRDDYEIVRRAVLKLIWLLGVEYPDNIIVGDGEELRMIDCAFSKICGLMGDLSPRVRAAAMSLLGMMKGVSRRFVEQALDKKQKRGGDEGPEVEERSGSCGAFIHGLEDEFLEVRTAAVEALCSLSLEQPNIARTSLDFMVDMFNDEIQDVRLRAIESLRKMSASVTLREDQLETILGALEDFSGEVREGLHATLATSRLATRNCLHMCVNRLLDNLARYPQDKESIRACLASLGASHPYLTLPLVPQLLGRHPFFDTPEPDVDEPSYASVLVLIFNAALHCPSMPALFTEHAAKHYHYLRDTMPHLVPRLRPTPTPFPSLGKDSIEDDETRDRRGREFLERMVVGAERARPYGRVHTQLLEVAGVELDRLAEMDSGMEGAARFTALYIRCLLLLRSIVQELSSPPSSSSSTISGSSSTNNVAVLLQHAQKLQRLFTGLGVEEISLANDIHLKALAVELIRVTRGATGSALPLARHFLSEADALPPDSRKLPPFSRALVLQLPSLGEAKPGSLTRLLIPLLLTPPAQGEERLPRPSTMTRVCRAIIEEPRGDADAALKFTGGLLLGIPLTAKILNLRDPGMLRIKLRHPDQQIQLLLPRQSDLRSQTTNQSEYRLRTTVLLSHQVWMEACNVEVSLSLLVPSSPICTHPPLDDPCVIDLCKPVKVSVSPKPIKRGI